A genomic segment from Thiomicrorhabdus aquaedulcis encodes:
- a CDS encoding Crp/Fnr family transcriptional regulator, with protein MTDAILISQSILGQDLTAQDCELLSLAVTHRSLEKGEILFDEGSTDETLYILISGKLEVLKMVGSDHSISIDILKEGSMTGELSFIDGHPHTMRLIAKKDSNVLMLHKTAFENLVEKHPLVTYHVMRSILRYSHMLQRKMNVKYLEMHRMVQNQYTAQY; from the coding sequence ATGACCGACGCTATTTTAATTAGTCAATCCATTTTAGGCCAAGATTTAACCGCTCAAGACTGTGAATTGTTGTCACTTGCTGTGACTCACCGAAGTCTTGAAAAAGGTGAAATTTTATTTGACGAAGGCTCAACCGATGAAACCCTGTACATTTTAATCAGCGGTAAACTAGAAGTGCTCAAAATGGTGGGTTCAGACCATTCGATTTCAATCGACATCTTAAAAGAAGGCAGTATGACCGGTGAGTTAAGTTTTATTGATGGCCACCCACATACTATGCGTTTAATTGCCAAAAAAGACTCTAACGTGTTGATGCTGCACAAAACAGCCTTTGAGAATTTGGTTGAAAAACACCCCTTAGTGACTTACCACGTTATGCGCTCTATTTTGCGTTATTCTCATATGTTGCAACGCAAGATGAACGTTAAATATCTTGAAATGCATCGCATGGTGCAAAATCAATACACGGCACAGTATTAA
- the dapE gene encoding succinyl-diaminopimelate desuccinylase, which translates to MTETISLAQQLIQIDSVTPNDKGCQTLIANYLAPLGFNIEPMPFGDVANLWARKGTASPCLVFAGHTDVVPTGPENEWTYPPFSAHIDGDMMYGRGTADMKSSIACFMAATKRFVEHYPQHQGSIGFLITSDEEGPAVNGTVKVIETLEARNEKFEYCLVGEPSSDQKLCDSIKNGRRGSLSGTLTIKGIQGHIAYPELADNPIHALAPALEQLLQVHWDHGNDYFPPTSLQVSNINGGTGATNVIPGNVVVQFNFRFSTEHTPETLKEGVHAILDHHRLDYSLDWNLSGLPFITPSHGKLIQAVQQASHAILGYQPTLSTAGGTSDGRFIAPTGAQVLELGPLNATIHKIDECVSVSDLNKLTDVYYQVLINLLAKEN; encoded by the coding sequence ATGACCGAAACCATTTCGCTTGCACAACAACTCATTCAAATTGATTCTGTCACCCCAAACGACAAAGGCTGTCAAACACTGATTGCCAATTACCTTGCTCCGCTGGGCTTTAACATAGAACCCATGCCGTTTGGTGACGTGGCAAATTTATGGGCGCGCAAAGGAACCGCATCGCCGTGTTTGGTGTTTGCCGGCCACACCGACGTAGTGCCCACGGGCCCCGAAAACGAATGGACTTACCCACCTTTTTCGGCTCATATTGACGGCGATATGATGTACGGTCGAGGCACCGCTGACATGAAAAGCAGCATCGCCTGCTTTATGGCTGCCACCAAACGCTTTGTTGAACACTATCCACAGCACCAAGGCTCCATTGGATTTTTAATCACCAGTGACGAAGAAGGTCCTGCGGTAAATGGCACGGTTAAAGTCATTGAAACCCTAGAAGCCCGTAACGAAAAGTTTGAATACTGTTTGGTGGGCGAACCGTCCAGCGATCAAAAACTCTGCGATTCCATTAAAAATGGACGTCGCGGTTCGTTAAGCGGCACGCTCACCATTAAGGGAATTCAGGGACACATCGCTTACCCAGAACTGGCCGACAATCCTATTCATGCCCTTGCTCCAGCGCTTGAGCAATTGTTGCAAGTTCACTGGGATCACGGCAATGATTACTTTCCCCCGACCTCTTTGCAGGTGTCTAACATTAACGGCGGCACGGGTGCGACTAACGTAATTCCAGGTAACGTTGTGGTGCAATTTAATTTTAGATTTTCAACCGAGCACACCCCAGAAACCTTAAAAGAGGGCGTACACGCCATTTTAGACCACCATCGTTTAGACTATAGTCTTGACTGGAACTTGTCTGGACTGCCATTTATTACCCCCTCGCATGGCAAACTGATTCAAGCCGTACAACAAGCCTCACACGCTATATTAGGGTACCAACCTACCCTATCAACCGCTGGTGGCACGTCTGATGGACGATTTATTGCACCCACCGGTGCGCAAGTGCTTGAGTTAGGCCCACTAAACGCCACCATTCACAAAATTGACGAATGCGTAAGCGTCAGCGATTTAAACAAACTCACTGACGTATACTATCAGGTGTTAATTAACCTACTCGCTAAAGAGAATTAA
- the dapD gene encoding 2,3,4,5-tetrahydropyridine-2,6-dicarboxylate N-succinyltransferase, with protein sequence MSAELQKIIEDAFERRAEITPKNVDAETKRAIQETLHLLDSGKMRVAERQSVGKWTVNEWLKKAVLLSFRTEDNVLMNSSETRYFDKVPSKFADYSQADFEAAGVRVVPPAMARRGAYIAPSTVLMPSYVNIGAYVDTGTMVDTWVTVGSCAQIGKNVHLSGGVGIGGVLEPLQAAPTIIEDNCFIGARSEVVEGVIVEEGSVISMGVYIGQSTRIYDRETGEVHYGRVPAGSVVVSGNLPSKCGKYSLYCAVIVKKVDAKTLGKVGINELLRDI encoded by the coding sequence ATGTCAGCTGAACTGCAAAAAATTATTGAAGACGCCTTTGAACGCCGCGCAGAAATCACGCCTAAAAATGTTGATGCGGAAACAAAACGCGCTATTCAAGAAACCTTACACTTGTTAGATTCGGGTAAAATGCGCGTTGCCGAACGTCAATCTGTGGGTAAATGGACTGTTAACGAATGGTTAAAAAAGGCAGTCTTACTGTCTTTTCGTACCGAAGACAATGTCTTAATGAACTCGTCTGAAACGCGTTACTTTGACAAAGTACCTTCCAAATTTGCCGACTATTCACAAGCCGATTTTGAAGCCGCCGGCGTGCGTGTTGTACCACCTGCCATGGCGCGTCGCGGTGCATACATTGCGCCTAGCACGGTGCTTATGCCTTCTTACGTTAACATTGGCGCTTACGTAGACACCGGCACCATGGTCGATACCTGGGTTACGGTCGGTTCGTGCGCGCAAATTGGTAAAAACGTCCATTTATCAGGTGGCGTTGGAATTGGTGGGGTTTTAGAACCACTGCAAGCCGCCCCCACCATCATTGAAGACAACTGCTTTATTGGCGCGCGTTCCGAAGTGGTTGAAGGCGTTATTGTTGAAGAAGGCTCGGTTATTTCAATGGGCGTTTACATCGGTCAATCCACACGAATTTACGATCGTGAAACCGGTGAAGTGCATTACGGTCGCGTTCCGGCCGGCTCAGTCGTAGTATCGGGTAACTTGCCATCAAAATGCGGTAAATACAGCTTGTACTGCGCGGTTATCGTTAAAAAAGTGGACGCTAAAACGCTAGGTAAAGTAGGTATTAACGAGTTATTGCGCGATATTTAA
- a CDS encoding VOC family protein, translating into MAKIMGFDHVSIIVKDAAASVQFYQDVLGLRLLERPDLGFPGYWLDLLSGQSLHIMQLDNPNLGTKRPPHGGRDYHFALRVDGFTDFITRLRALEVTFTQSASGRNALFFKDLDNNVVELFEVS; encoded by the coding sequence GTGGCAAAGATAATGGGGTTTGATCATGTAAGCATTATTGTAAAAGACGCGGCGGCCAGTGTGCAATTTTATCAAGATGTGCTGGGGTTACGTTTATTGGAACGGCCTGATTTAGGTTTTCCAGGTTATTGGCTTGATTTACTGTCTGGTCAAAGTTTGCATATTATGCAATTAGACAATCCTAATTTAGGAACAAAAAGACCCCCGCATGGCGGTCGTGACTATCATTTTGCATTGCGAGTAGATGGTTTTACCGATTTTATAACACGTTTACGCGCGTTAGAGGTTACGTTTACACAAAGCGCATCAGGTCGCAACGCATTGTTTTTTAAAGACTTAGATAATAATGTGGTTGAACTGTTTGAAGTGAGTTAA
- a CDS encoding thioredoxin family protein — MKGNLMVRMMTLMVIVAVVLAHISGHTNLFTINWLWLALFASAMGLQATYTGFCPSNLIGKLSKTGQCCPSGSCSSTDSDSQTTPKNPTTSSACFGAGQSEPACCGNAPCSTLIIKVLGTGCANCTNTAKLIQSIADELNVAISIEKIEDIAQIASYGVMSTPAVVINDQVVHSGGVPSKSIITGWLLP; from the coding sequence ATGAAAGGTAATTTAATGGTTCGTATGATGACGCTGATGGTGATTGTCGCGGTGGTTTTAGCGCATATAAGCGGGCACACTAATCTGTTCACAATAAATTGGCTATGGCTGGCACTTTTTGCATCCGCGATGGGCTTACAAGCCACTTACACTGGATTTTGTCCGTCTAATCTAATAGGCAAACTGTCTAAAACAGGGCAATGCTGTCCTAGCGGAAGTTGTTCAAGCACCGATTCAGACTCACAAACAACGCCTAAAAACCCCACGACTTCTTCGGCCTGTTTTGGTGCTGGCCAATCTGAGCCTGCGTGCTGCGGTAACGCACCCTGCTCGACGTTAATCATTAAAGTGCTTGGCACGGGATGCGCCAATTGCACCAATACAGCCAAACTTATTCAAAGCATCGCCGACGAACTTAATGTGGCAATCAGCATCGAAAAAATCGAAGACATCGCTCAAATTGCCTCTTATGGCGTGATGAGCACACCCGCCGTAGTGATTAACGATCAGGTAGTTCATTCGGGTGGCGTGCCGTCCAAGTCTATAATTACTGGCTGGCTTTTGCCCTAA
- the glnD gene encoding [protein-PII] uridylyltransferase, with the protein MTQNRPSLPRFVTALNDSAVSSLDTLKTGRETLKQFADYQFAQFEQGVAVAELIKERATFIDQLLKKIWHHYIPKEAATLVAVGGYGRGELQPYSDIDVLILVNDTCNHQEAFSDFITFLWDLGFDVGHAMRTLNDCVKAGLEDVATATNLLEARWIAGDYSLFEKLQNIWNQTDFWPSQEFFKAKYQEQLNRHARFNETVYQLEPNIKESPGGLRDIQTIYWVAKRHFKAHSINELVQRNFLTMEEYLDIEAAYKFLNRIRFALHLMKKRREDRLQFEQQQFIAHLFGYTDTAEKMAVEQFMSSYYRNVQNVVKMNEILLQHFREVLFDQEPPSITPINSRFQLVNHYLDIHSVDVFIHYPTALLEVFLILENADHIHGLRSNAIRTIRDHLYLIDDSFRNDPINKALFMEIFRQPKGVNAALKRMHSYGILGEYLPVFKKITGLMQFNIFHAYTVDDHTILTIRNLRRFFVDTFTYEFPTAHQIAQNLCKPELLFLAGLFHDIAKGRGGAHEILGALDAAEFAAQHHLSNKDGALISWLVRHHLEFSGVAQRKDLSDPNVIRRFAEKMGDQEHLDYLYLLTVADVCATSSEVWNDWKNSLFLDLYNETTTALSQTASIPKDKSKKALQTQEKAKELLSQRGLASPAYQAFWNSLVSSEFFSRHNASDVARITTTLYQAELSKTHLFLDDKCQRGAAELLIYMPDRDYLFAQITQILDKLNVNVVEARIYATTKGMTLVMMYFLSRDKLTEIHTDHLHILREIETQLRDPEIKPSGLYNPIKARRIKHFDTPTQITFSDINEHLTELSICTKDIPGLLSKIGYALKSCNIRLHDAKIHTEGEKAEDVFLISDIHNNAISQKQAKGALTEALLDLIEKT; encoded by the coding sequence ATGACACAAAATCGCCCCTCACTACCCCGATTTGTCACCGCCTTAAACGACAGCGCAGTGAGCTCGCTCGACACCCTTAAAACTGGGCGCGAAACGCTTAAACAATTTGCAGATTATCAGTTTGCTCAATTTGAGCAAGGGGTTGCTGTGGCCGAACTTATTAAAGAGCGCGCCACTTTTATTGACCAATTGCTTAAAAAAATCTGGCACCATTACATTCCTAAAGAAGCGGCGACTTTGGTAGCGGTAGGCGGTTATGGACGTGGCGAATTGCAACCGTATTCAGACATAGATGTGCTTATTTTAGTGAATGATACGTGTAACCACCAAGAAGCATTTTCGGACTTTATTACCTTTTTATGGGATTTGGGCTTTGATGTAGGCCATGCCATGCGCACGTTAAACGACTGCGTCAAAGCCGGTTTAGAAGACGTCGCCACGGCCACCAACCTATTAGAAGCACGCTGGATTGCCGGCGACTATTCGCTGTTTGAAAAACTACAAAACATCTGGAATCAAACCGACTTTTGGCCAAGCCAAGAATTTTTTAAAGCCAAGTATCAAGAACAGCTCAATCGTCACGCCCGTTTTAACGAAACAGTGTATCAACTCGAACCCAATATCAAAGAGAGTCCTGGTGGATTACGCGATATTCAAACCATTTACTGGGTCGCCAAACGCCACTTTAAAGCCCATTCTATTAATGAATTGGTGCAACGCAATTTCTTAACCATGGAAGAGTACCTGGACATTGAAGCGGCGTATAAATTTTTAAACCGAATCCGGTTTGCCCTGCATTTAATGAAAAAACGTCGTGAAGACCGCTTGCAGTTTGAGCAACAACAATTTATTGCTCACTTATTTGGCTATACGGACACCGCTGAAAAAATGGCTGTTGAGCAATTTATGAGCAGTTACTATCGTAACGTGCAAAACGTCGTCAAAATGAATGAGATTCTTTTACAACATTTTAGAGAAGTGTTGTTTGACCAAGAACCGCCTAGCATCACGCCTATTAACAGTCGCTTTCAATTGGTTAATCATTACCTAGACATTCACAGTGTTGACGTATTTATTCACTACCCTACCGCACTGCTAGAAGTCTTTTTAATTTTAGAAAACGCCGACCACATTCACGGCCTGCGCTCTAATGCCATTCGCACCATTCGCGATCATTTATATTTAATAGACGACAGTTTTCGTAACGATCCCATAAACAAAGCGCTGTTTATGGAAATCTTTAGACAACCCAAAGGCGTTAATGCCGCGCTTAAGCGCATGCACAGTTATGGCATTTTGGGTGAATATCTACCGGTATTTAAAAAAATTACTGGGCTAATGCAATTTAATATTTTTCACGCGTACACCGTCGACGACCACACCATCTTAACCATTCGTAATTTACGACGTTTTTTTGTAGACACCTTTACCTATGAGTTTCCGACCGCGCACCAAATTGCTCAAAACCTATGCAAACCCGAACTGCTTTTTTTAGCCGGTTTATTTCATGACATTGCTAAAGGCCGTGGAGGCGCTCATGAGATATTGGGCGCGCTTGACGCAGCCGAGTTTGCCGCACAGCATCATTTATCCAATAAAGACGGGGCGCTTATTAGTTGGCTAGTACGCCATCACTTAGAGTTTTCGGGTGTGGCACAGCGCAAAGACTTAAGCGACCCCAATGTTATACGTCGCTTTGCCGAAAAAATGGGCGACCAAGAACACCTTGATTACTTGTACCTACTAACCGTGGCCGACGTGTGCGCTACCTCAAGCGAGGTATGGAATGACTGGAAAAACTCTCTGTTCTTAGACCTGTACAATGAAACAACCACGGCATTAAGCCAAACGGCCAGCATACCCAAAGACAAATCAAAAAAAGCCCTGCAAACCCAAGAAAAAGCCAAAGAGCTATTATCACAACGCGGCTTAGCCTCACCGGCGTATCAGGCGTTTTGGAACAGCTTGGTCAGCAGCGAATTTTTTAGTCGTCACAACGCCAGCGATGTAGCGCGCATTACCACCACTTTATATCAAGCTGAACTGAGTAAAACGCATCTTTTTTTAGACGATAAATGCCAGCGCGGTGCAGCCGAACTGTTAATTTACATGCCCGACCGAGATTACTTATTTGCCCAAATAACGCAAATTCTGGATAAACTTAATGTAAACGTGGTTGAAGCGCGTATTTACGCGACCACCAAGGGCATGACCCTAGTGATGATGTACTTTTTAAGCCGCGACAAGCTTACTGAAATTCACACCGACCATCTGCACATTTTGCGTGAAATAGAAACACAGCTTAGAGATCCAGAGATAAAACCCAGCGGCCTTTACAATCCCATAAAGGCGCGTCGAATCAAACATTTTGACACCCCAACCCAAATCACATTTAGCGACATTAATGAACACTTAACCGAGTTGTCTATTTGCACTAAAGACATTCCAGGTTTATTGTCTAAAATTGGCTATGCGTTAAAAAGTTGCAACATTCGACTGCACGACGCCAAAATTCACACAGAAGGCGAAAAAGCCGAAGACGTATTTTTAATTAGCGACATTCACAATAACGCTATTTCACAAAAACAAGCCAAAGGTGCTCTCACCGAAGCACTGCTGGATTTAATAGAAAAAACTTAG
- a CDS encoding sodium-dependent transporter, whose amino-acid sequence MPSLKLSNKVSSTVLRETWSTKRIFILAAVGSAVGLGNLWKFPYITGENGGGAFVLVYLGCVLLLGLPILMSEITLGRAGQGNPVHTMQVLAKRQGASRLWSLLGVNGLLAGALILSFYTVIAGWGVAYFFDSAQGVFQTMSAQQASEHLTVLLANPLQLLWWHTVVTVLTVWIVARGVRKGLEVALNFMMPALLLILLVLLGYAMTTTGFEQSVQFMFAADFSKLSWQAVLVAMGHAFFTLSIGLGTMMVYGSYFERQHSIASASLWVAVVDTLVALLAGVVIFSIVFANGLATGSGPGLLFSTLPIAFGQMSGGWFFGTLFFALVVFAALTSAISLLEPSVSWLNQRFGIGRIKAACGLGFATWLLGVGTVLSFNMWQNVHFMGTRTLFESLDFMTTNIMLPLGGMFMAVFVAWVFKDQDRAQEMALPKRFSAVFLLNLKWFVPVAILWIFASNLVTGQAVWWVMIGALALYGLYVKSVLQTTRPG is encoded by the coding sequence ATGCCCTCACTTAAACTTTCGAATAAGGTTTCGAGCACGGTATTAAGAGAAACTTGGTCTACCAAGCGGATTTTTATTTTAGCCGCCGTGGGATCGGCTGTGGGCTTGGGTAATTTATGGAAGTTTCCGTATATTACCGGTGAAAACGGTGGCGGTGCGTTTGTGTTGGTGTATTTAGGGTGTGTGTTGTTACTGGGTTTGCCTATTTTAATGTCCGAAATTACCTTGGGACGTGCCGGACAAGGTAATCCGGTTCACACCATGCAGGTGTTAGCAAAAAGACAAGGCGCCAGCCGACTATGGTCTTTGCTGGGGGTAAATGGTCTTTTAGCCGGTGCGCTTATTTTATCGTTTTACACGGTCATTGCCGGTTGGGGTGTGGCGTATTTTTTTGATAGCGCGCAGGGTGTTTTTCAGACTATGTCCGCTCAACAGGCCAGCGAACATTTGACCGTGTTATTGGCTAATCCTCTGCAATTACTGTGGTGGCACACTGTGGTCACAGTATTAACGGTGTGGATTGTCGCGCGGGGTGTGCGTAAAGGGTTGGAAGTGGCTCTTAATTTTATGATGCCTGCGCTGTTGTTAATTTTATTGGTGTTGCTGGGTTACGCAATGACAACCACTGGATTTGAGCAAAGTGTCCAGTTTATGTTTGCGGCCGATTTTTCAAAACTCAGTTGGCAAGCCGTTTTGGTTGCCATGGGGCATGCATTTTTTACGCTAAGCATTGGGTTAGGTACCATGATGGTGTACGGCTCTTATTTTGAAAGGCAGCATTCTATTGCCAGCGCGAGCCTTTGGGTGGCGGTGGTGGATACTTTGGTGGCGTTGTTAGCCGGTGTAGTGATTTTTTCTATTGTCTTTGCCAATGGCTTAGCCACCGGTTCGGGACCTGGGTTGTTGTTTAGTACCTTACCTATTGCCTTTGGGCAGATGAGCGGGGGTTGGTTTTTTGGCACATTGTTTTTTGCTCTGGTTGTCTTTGCGGCATTAACCTCGGCCATTTCGTTACTCGAGCCGTCGGTGAGTTGGCTTAATCAACGTTTTGGTATTGGAAGAATTAAGGCGGCCTGCGGGTTGGGTTTTGCTACTTGGTTGTTGGGCGTAGGCACGGTCTTGTCTTTTAATATGTGGCAAAACGTACATTTCATGGGCACGCGAACGTTGTTTGAAAGCCTTGATTTTATGACCACTAATATTATGCTGCCGTTGGGTGGAATGTTTATGGCCGTGTTTGTAGCATGGGTGTTTAAAGATCAAGACCGCGCACAAGAAATGGCTCTGCCTAAGCGTTTTTCGGCAGTGTTTTTGTTAAACCTAAAATGGTTTGTGCCCGTGGCGATTTTGTGGATATTTGCAAGTAACTTAGTGACTGGGCAGGCTGTTTGGTGGGTAATGATAGGGGCATTAGCGTTGTACGGATTGTATGTAAAAAGCGTACTGCAAACCACCAGGCCTGGTTAA
- a CDS encoding Spx/MgsR family RNA polymerase-binding regulatory protein yields MILYGISNCDTVRKARHFLEQNKVEFTFHDFRKNGLTPQIVQNWLTFVALEQLVNQRSTSWKTLTPEQKTNLLIHQDLSLLIDMPTLIKRPVLETSNQLLLGFDAIRYQNLLCADTSAAALAG; encoded by the coding sequence ATGATTTTATACGGAATTTCTAACTGCGATACGGTTCGTAAAGCACGCCATTTTTTAGAGCAAAATAAGGTTGAGTTTACCTTTCACGATTTTCGTAAGAACGGTTTAACCCCACAAATTGTGCAAAATTGGCTCACGTTTGTCGCCCTCGAACAATTGGTTAATCAGCGCAGCACCAGTTGGAAGACGCTGACGCCCGAGCAAAAAACCAACCTGTTAATCCACCAAGATTTAAGCCTATTAATAGACATGCCCACGTTAATTAAACGCCCGGTGCTCGAAACATCTAACCAACTGTTGCTTGGATTTGATGCCATTCGTTATCAAAACCTACTCTGTGCAGACACATCGGCCGCCGCTTTGGCTGGTTAA
- a CDS encoding permease, whose protein sequence is MFEQLGNWFAFDLFGLSPTSQLGLAVQFFVMDLTKIFVLLVVIIYLMGLLRAYVSTERVRQIVMGKPAWMARSLAVSLGAVTPFCSCSSVPLFIGFVEARIPIGITFAFLIASPMINEVAVVLLIGILGWKIALAYVLAGLVIAYVGSIIMEWFKLERWVESYVWDIKVRQQAEQKALSSGFSQRHHFALNEVNVIVKRIGLWIVIGIGLGAAFHGFVPESWVAGTLADASNWWSVPAAVLIGVPLYSNATGVFPIIEAMLNKGVPVGTSLALMMSIAALSLPELLILRKVIRWPALAVFVGVLVVSFTLVGYLFNYLF, encoded by the coding sequence ATGTTTGAACAACTCGGAAATTGGTTTGCGTTTGACCTGTTTGGCTTAAGCCCCACCAGCCAACTAGGTCTTGCCGTGCAATTTTTTGTTATGGACTTAACCAAAATATTTGTTCTGCTGGTGGTGATCATTTATTTAATGGGGTTGTTACGCGCTTACGTCTCCACCGAGCGGGTGCGCCAAATTGTCATGGGTAAACCCGCTTGGATGGCGCGAAGCCTAGCGGTAAGCTTGGGTGCTGTCACACCGTTTTGCTCTTGTTCGTCGGTTCCATTATTTATTGGCTTTGTTGAAGCTCGGATTCCGATAGGCATTACCTTTGCGTTTTTAATTGCCAGCCCCATGATAAATGAGGTGGCCGTAGTGCTGTTAATTGGAATACTGGGTTGGAAGATTGCCCTGGCTTACGTGTTAGCAGGCCTGGTCATTGCCTATGTAGGCTCAATTATTATGGAATGGTTTAAACTCGAGCGCTGGGTAGAGTCGTACGTTTGGGACATTAAAGTACGCCAACAAGCCGAGCAAAAAGCCCTAAGCTCTGGTTTCAGCCAACGCCACCACTTTGCTTTAAACGAGGTTAACGTCATTGTTAAACGCATCGGCCTGTGGATTGTCATAGGCATTGGTTTGGGAGCTGCATTTCACGGCTTTGTTCCCGAATCTTGGGTAGCGGGTACGTTAGCCGATGCGTCAAACTGGTGGAGCGTTCCCGCGGCAGTGCTCATTGGCGTACCGCTGTACTCTAATGCCACTGGAGTGTTTCCTATTATTGAAGCGATGCTTAATAAAGGCGTTCCAGTGGGCACTAGCTTGGCGTTGATGATGAGCATCGCCGCACTGTCGTTGCCCGAATTACTGATACTGCGAAAAGTTATCCGCTGGCCTGCTTTGGCGGTGTTTGTGGGCGTGTTAGTCGTATCGTTTACGCTGGTAGGGTATTTATTTAATTACCTGTTTTAG
- a CDS encoding ArsR/SmtB family transcription factor, which produces MDDLERDIQQEYEKDLEHYSQFFKALSEPLRIRLLHLLSQKESLCVCELVAVLKVGQSQVSRHLAYLKAANLVTAYRKGAWMHYQISPNALLGINELVFKRLCAQFAQTQADAEALQLKVQCEV; this is translated from the coding sequence ATGGACGACTTAGAGCGTGATATACAGCAAGAGTACGAAAAAGATTTAGAACATTACAGTCAGTTTTTTAAAGCCTTAAGCGAGCCGTTACGCATTCGATTATTGCATTTATTAAGCCAAAAAGAGTCGCTTTGTGTGTGTGAGTTGGTGGCTGTTTTGAAGGTGGGTCAAAGTCAAGTATCGCGTCATTTAGCGTATTTAAAGGCGGCAAATTTAGTCACGGCTTACCGTAAGGGCGCATGGATGCATTATCAAATTTCCCCAAATGCGTTATTGGGCATTAATGAATTAGTGTTTAAGCGATTGTGCGCGCAATTTGCCCAAACACAAGCCGATGCAGAGGCTTTGCAGTTAAAAGTGCAATGCGAGGTTTAA
- the murB gene encoding UDP-N-acetylmuramate dehydrogenase, protein MHIQANCSLRPYNTFNIDVKTRYYVEINKQSDILVLRTDLKLASLPWQIMGDGSNILFTKDVEGVTVRCSFNKTKVVKEDQDSIWLSVGAGVKWHDLVAYTVKQNWWGLENLAWIPGTVGASAVQNIGAYGAEAQDTITRVQTLNIYDGQRVEFRHAECNFGYRTSLFKQEYTNKLLIHRVTFRLRKSHAGKPNLVYEPLKQALLHIAKDDLKSQDIFEAVIALRQERLPDPKTQGNAGSFFKNPIIEAPYFDDLIQEHPNMPHHKMLDGRYKIPAAWFIEQAQWKGQHRGQAGVSAKHALVLINLGHATGNEIVELAQLIQADVNQKFGIYLNLEVIIL, encoded by the coding sequence ATGCACATCCAGGCCAACTGCTCACTTCGCCCCTACAACACCTTTAACATTGACGTTAAAACTCGCTACTATGTTGAAATCAACAAGCAAAGCGACATTCTCGTACTGCGCACCGACTTAAAACTGGCGTCTTTACCATGGCAAATCATGGGAGATGGTAGCAATATTTTATTCACCAAAGACGTCGAAGGCGTTACGGTTCGTTGCAGTTTTAATAAAACCAAAGTGGTTAAAGAAGACCAAGACAGCATTTGGCTTTCGGTAGGTGCCGGCGTTAAATGGCATGATTTAGTGGCCTACACGGTAAAACAAAATTGGTGGGGATTAGAAAATCTAGCCTGGATTCCTGGAACCGTAGGTGCCTCAGCCGTGCAAAACATTGGCGCGTACGGTGCCGAAGCGCAAGACACGATTACTCGCGTACAAACCCTTAATATTTACGACGGGCAACGGGTAGAGTTTAGGCACGCCGAGTGCAACTTTGGCTATCGCACCAGTTTGTTTAAGCAAGAATACACCAACAAATTGCTTATTCATCGCGTGACCTTTAGGCTGCGTAAATCACACGCCGGCAAACCCAATTTGGTGTACGAGCCGCTTAAACAGGCTTTACTGCATATTGCTAAAGACGACTTAAAATCTCAAGATATTTTTGAGGCGGTGATTGCTTTGCGACAAGAGCGCCTACCCGACCCTAAAACACAAGGTAATGCGGGAAGTTTTTTTAAAAACCCCATCATCGAAGCACCATATTTTGACGATTTGATACAAGAACACCCCAATATGCCACATCATAAAATGCTTGATGGGCGATATAAAATCCCCGCTGCCTGGTTTATTGAACAAGCGCAATGGAAAGGTCAACATCGTGGGCAAGCTGGGGTTTCGGCTAAACATGCATTGGTTTTAATAAATTTAGGCCACGCCACTGGCAACGAAATTGTCGAACTCGCGCAATTAATTCAAGCCGATGTAAATCAAAAGTTTGGCATTTATTTAAACTTAGAAGTCATTATTCTATAA